DNA from Asticcacaulis excentricus:
CCTTGCGGCGGCTTACCTTATACGTCGCGCTCATCTGTGCCGTCCCCTGCCGTGCGTTCACGACCGGCCATAAGCCGCTTCGGTGACAGGGTTATTGCGCCTGCGTGACAGTTTTGTTCACAGACTTATGCACAGGGGTGCGCAGGAAGAGGTGTGTCTACTCAATATATTCCGGGGCGTCGATGCGCTTGCCCAGCAGCATGGCGTCGGCGACGATGCGCAGCGGCGAGAAGTCGGCGTCCGACTGACCCGCGCGGACCAGCTTTTCAAAGTGGGCATAGAGGCCGGGATATTCGGCTTCCTTTTCCTTCATGATCTCCTTGCCGTCGATGGCCAGGCCCGTGCCGCCCATGCTCAGTTCCAGCTTTTCGCCCTTTTCGGACTCAACGAAGATAGACCAGGTCTGAATGCCGGTTTGCAGGAAGTCGTAATCGGCGCGGATGGCGACGCCGCTTTCGGTCGCCATGTCCATCTCGACCTGAATCGGGGCTTCGCAATTGACCGGAATGTGCAGGTCGGCCTTTTTGACGATGACCTTTTCCGGCACGATGCGCGTCAGGATAGACAGGGAATTGATGCCCGGATCGAAGACGCCCATCCCGCCGGCCTCGAATATCCACTTTTGACCCGGATGCCACTGACGCACATTTTCCTTCCACACGACATGGATGGATTTGATCTTGCGCCCGGCGATCCATTGGCGGGTCGTTTCCACCGCCGGCGCATAGCGCGAATGCCAACTGGCCAGCACGGTCACGCCCTTGGCGCGCGCCAGATCGGCAATGGCCTCAGCCTCGCCCAAAGTCGCCGCAGGGGGTTTTTCAAGGAAGACGTGCTTGCCCGCCGCGATGACCTGCCTGGCTATCTTATGCCGGATTTGCGGCGGCGTGCAGATGGCCACGGCCTCGATTTCCGGGTGGGCCGCCAGCATTTCTTCCAGCGAATCGTAGGCGGTGACGCCCTCCGGACGGGCATTGGGCGAACACCCGGCCACCAACTCCAGCGCCGGGTTGGCGCGGATCGACGGTATGTGCTGGTCGACGGCGATCTTGCCCAGCCCCACCAGACCGATCTTCAGCGGCTTGACCTTTTTTTTCCCGAACATGGACGCTTCCTGCTTAACTTTGGGCTGACTTAACCTTGAGCGGCTTCGTTATCATGGCCGAAACGCTTTCGGCAATATTTATATGATAATTTAAGCCATTACCCGGACAATTGCTGACAACGCCCATATCACGCCTGTCTGATCTGTCAAAGGCCCTCGCCTTTTCGCACATTGCGATGCGCAGCATTTCATATTTGACAATCAACTTCATATGTGGTGCCTTGCGCGCAAGACGCTCGGCAGCCATGACCGGGCATAATGGGAAAGAAACGCACATGACCTCCGAAACCGCGCCGGGCCGGGGCCTGAAAAGCCTGTGGCCGCTGATCCTGATTACCAGCCTGTTCTTTTTCTGGGGTGTGGCCAATAACCTCAACGACGTGCTGATTCCGCAGTTCAAAAAGGCCTTTGTGCTGACCGACCTGCAATCGGGTCTGGTGCAGTCAGCCTTCTACATGGGCTATTTCCTGCTGGCCCTGCCCGCCGCCTTTGTCATGCGCAAGCTGGGTTACAAGACCGCCGTGGTCGTGGGCCTGCTGCTCTACGCCGCCGGGGCCTTCATCTTCTATCCGGCCGCCGACAATCACCAGTATAGCTGGTTCCTTGGCGGGCTTTTCGTCATCGCCTCGGGTCTGGCGTTTCTCGAAACCTCCGCCAACCCGCTGATCACGGTTCTGGGCTCGCCGGACAAGGCCGCCTTCCGCCTCAACCTGGCCCAGAGCTTCAACCCGTTGGGGGCGCTGTCCGGTATCTTCATCGGTCAACACTTCATCCTGTCGGGTATCGAACACGATGAAACCGCGCTCGCCGCCATGACCGACACCGCGCGTCAGGCCTTCTACATTTCGGAAGTCAAGGCGGTGCAGGGGCCCTATCTGGTCATTGGCTGCGTTGTGCTGTTGTGGGCGCTGCTGGTCTTCCTGTCGAAATTCCCGGCGGCCGCCACGCAAAACGCCCACGAAGACAGCGGCGAAGAGGTCGGCTTCTTCCAGTCGGTCGTTCAGTTGCTCAAACGCCCACGCTTCATGTTCGGCGTCATGGCGCAGTTCTTCTATGTCGGCGCTCAGGTCGGTATCTGGAGCTATATGATCCGCTATGCCCAGAGCGAAATGGGCCTGACCGACAAGGTGGCAGCCACCTATCTCTACTACACCCTGATCGCCTTTGCCGTTGGTCGCTTTATCGGCACGGGCCTGATGACCAAGGTGCGTCCGACCCTGATTTTGGGTCTGTTTGCCCTCGTCAATATCGGCCTGATGCTGTTTGCCGTCGTCAACGGCGGTGAAAGCGGCCTGTGGGCGCTGGTGGCCTCCAGCTTCTTCATGTCGATCATGTTCCCCACCATCTTCGCCACCTCGGTCGCGGGGCTCGGCAACCTGACCAAGACCGGTTCGTCGCTGCTGGTGATGAGCATTGTCGGCGGGGCGGTCCTGACGGCGGTGATGGGCTTCGTCTCCGACCACAGCCATATCCGCACGGCCTTTACCGTCACGGCGGTGTGCTTCGCGGTGATCGCGCTTTACGCCTTCCGCGCGCCGAAGGACGCGACGGGCCCCGTACAGATGACCGGTCACTGAGATGTCCCCGGTCATCGACGCCCATTTCCACCTGTGGCAGGTCGGGCGCCACGGCTTTGAATGGCCGACCCCCGACCTGACGGCCATCTATCGCGACTTTGCCGCATCGGATTTGCGCGCGGCGGCGGGGGACGGTTTGCACGGCGCGGTGGCGGTGCAGTCGCAGCCGTTAGACGCCGATACGCAGTGGCTGCTTAGTCTGGCCGAAACCGATCCGTTGATTCTGGGGGTTGTCGGCTGGACCGACCTGTCGGCCCCGGACGCGGCGACACGGGTCGCCGAACTGGCCCGCCACCCCAAGCTCAAGGGTCTGCGCCCGATGTTGCAGGGCCTGCCCGACGACAACTGGATTGTGCGCCCGGACGTCGCCCCCGCCCTGTCGGCCATGCAAGCGGCGGGGCTGGTCTTTGATGCGCTGGTCTTTACGCGCCACCTGCCGGCCATAGAGACGGTGGCGCAACGCTATCCGGATTTGCGTATCGTGATCGACCACGCCGCCAAGCCCCCGATCGCCACGACTGAGGCACAGCCCGAAGCGACGCGCGGCTGGACCGAGGCCATGACCGCTATCGCACGTCACCCGAATGTGGTGTGCAAACTGTCGGGCCTGTTTACCGAGATGCGCCCAGATCAGCCCTTCGATGAGGCGGCCCCCTACGTGGCGCATCTGCTGACCGTCTTTGGCCCGCAACGCCTGTTGTTCGGCTCTGACTGGCCCGTGGTGCGGCTCAACGGCGACTGGCAAAAATGGAAACACTGGCTTGAGGACCAATTAAACCCATTGACGTCGCCAGAGCGTCAGGCCATCTTTTTCACTAATGCAAAAAGAATTTATGACCTACAGGGGGTCCCATGATCAGCGAAGATACCCGTCATAGCGACGGTGAAAAGGCTATGAAATACCGCGCACCCGCCCTTGAGAAGGGGCTGGACGTGCTGGAGCTTCTGGCCGCCAACAAACGGCCCATGACCTTGTCGCAGATTTCGCACCGGCTGGACCGCTCGGTGTCCGAACTGTTCCGCATGGTGCAGGTGCTGGAAAATCGCGGCTATGTGGCGCAATCGCAAAAGGGCGACGGGCTGGAACTGACCAACAAGCTGTTCTCGCTGGGCATGAGCCGCGGCCCCAGCCAGAACCTGCTGGCCTCGGCCCTGCCCCTGATGCAGGCCCTGTCGGAACAGGTGCGTCAATCCGTGCATCTGGCCATCGCCTCTGACGATCACATGGTGGTCATTGCCCGCATCGAAGCGCCGGGCGATCTCGGCTTTTCGGTGCGTGTCGGCTATCAGCGGCAACTGGTGCAATCGACCTCCGGCCTCGTTCTCTATGCCTTTCAGCCGCCCAAGCTGAAGGAGCAGATGAAGCACATGCTGCGCGGCACGGCGACGCCGCAGGAGTGGCAACTGTTCGAAACCGTGGCCGAACGCGCCCTGCATCAGGGCTATGTGCAGGCCAAGAGCGATTTCGTCGATGGTGTGCTGGACGTCTCCTGCCCGGTGATGAACGACACCACGGTCATCGCCGCCATGACCATCCCCTGGCTGAAGACGCACGGCTGTCTGAGCCTCGAAGACACGGTGGCGCGGCTGAAAGGCACGGCGGCAGCCCTGTCGCGCACGCTGGGTGGATAGGCGTTTCGCCTGATTTGAAAATTGGCAGAGCGCTGATTTCATGAGCGAAAAGGAAAATGCGCGCGGTCGGCGCAATCGCGTCTGAGGCCTCTTGCGTCGACATTACGTCGGTTATACATATTTTTTATAAGCAATAATCATTTTTAAAAATGAACAGGGATGCGTCGTGCCTATCAGCGATCTCCATACCATAGGCCGCACACAGGTCCGGGTCAGCGCGCTGGGTTTCGGCGCGGCGGCCATCGGCAACCTGTATCGCCCGGTCGATGATGCCACGGCGGCAGCGACGCTCAAGGCCGTGACGGATGGCGGCATCGCCTATATCGACACCGCTCCGCGCTATGGGCACGGCCTGTCCGAGCGCCGCCTCGCCGACCTGAGCGCCGACGCCACCCTGTCCACCAAGGTGGGGCGCGTGCTGACCCCCATCGCTGCCCCGCCGCCCGGCACCGAACGCCACGGCTTTGTCGATGGCGACCCCTTCGATGAACACTTCGACTATAGCTATGACGGCGTGATGCGGTCGTTTGAGGACAGTCAGAAGCGGCTGAAGCGCGAACGCATCGACATGCTGCTGGTCCACGATCTGGGGGTCGAAACCCACGGCAGCGGTCATGCCCGACATCTCGCCGCCTTTCTGGGCGGCGGTTTGCGCGCCCTGCACGAACTGAAGGCGCAGGGCCTGACGCAGGCCATCGGTCTGGGTGTCAATGAGACGGCCATCTGCGACCTCGTTATGGCCGAAGCCGATATCGATGTCCTGATGCTGGCCGGACGCTATACCCTGCTGGAACAGACACCGCTGGACGGCCTGTTTGAACGCTGCGCGGCGCACGGCGTGTCGGTTCTGGCGGCGGCCCCTTTTAATTCGGGTCTGCTGGCCGGAGGCGCGCATTTCAACTATGAGGCCCCGCCGACGGACATCCTGACCCGCGTGCGCGACATCGAGGCCGTCTGCACCCGCCACCATGTGCCGCTGGCCGCCGCTGCGCTTCAGTTCCCTGGCTTCCATCCGGTCGTAGCCAGTACCGTCGTCGGCATGGCCCGCCCGCAGCAGGTGGCGCGCAATATCGAGCTGTTCAGCCATCCCATCCCTGCCGAGCTGTGGCACGACCTGAAAGCCGCCGGTCTGCTGCGCGCCGATGCGCCGGCGGGTGATGTTTCGCAAGCGTAAGAGTTCAACTGTCCATGTCCCTGCCCTCTCCCCTGATTTTACTGCACCCTGATGACAATGTGGCGGTGTGCCGCGCGGCGATCGCAGCGGGCAGCATGGTGACGGTGGGCGCCGAGGCTTTGTCGATTACCGAGGCCATCGAGGTGGGTCACAAGGTTGCCGTGCGCGATCTGAAGGCCGGGGACAAGATTGTCAAATACGGCGCGCCCATCGGCTCAATGACCAAAGACACACCCAAAGGTGGCCACGTCCACATGCACAATATGAAAAGCGACTATATTTCGTCCCACACCCGCGAAGCCTCCGGAGGCGGTCATGCTTAAGGGCTATTTGCGTCAGGATGGCCGAAAGGGTATCCGCAATGTCATCGCCGTGGCCTATCTGGTCGAATGCGCCCACCACGTGGCGCGCCAGATCGTCACCAAGTCCGACGACAGCGAGGTGCACCTGATCGGCTTTCCGGGCTGCTATCCCAACGACTACGCCTTCAAGGTGATGTCGGCGGTGACGACGCATCCCAATGTCGGCGGGGTGCTGCTGATCTCTTTGGGCTGTGAGAGCTTCAACCGTGAGCGCCTGAAGGCCGCCATCGAGGCGTCCGGTCGCCCGTGCGAAACTCTGGTCATCCAGCAGTCGGGCGGTACGCTTTCAACCATTCAGAAGGGGCTTGAGGCCGTGGCCCGGCTGCAAGCTGTAGCGGCGCAGACCCCGGTGGTCGAGATGGCGGTGTCGGAGTTGGTCATCGGCACCATCTGCGGCGGCTCGGACGGCACGTCGGGCATCACTGCCAATCCGGCGGTCGGTCGTGCCTTCGACTGGTTCGGGACGCAAGGGGCGGCCTGCGTGTTCGAAGAGACCGGCGAACTGGTCGGCTGCGAAACCATTATGGCCAGCCGCGCCGTCACGCCGGAACTGGGGGCCGAACTTGAAGCCTGCGTACAGAAGGCCGAGGCCTATTACACCGTCATGGGCTTTGGGTCGTTCGCGCCGGGCAATGCCGAAGGCGGCCTGACCACGCAGGAAGAAAAGTCGATGGGGGCCTATTCCAAGTCAGGATCGGCGCCCATCTGCGGCATCCTGAAACCCGGTGATCTGCCCCCGACGGGCGGGCTCTACCTGCTCGATGTGGTGCCGGATGGTGAGCCGCGTTTCGGCTTCCCCAATATCTCGGACAATGCGGAAATCGTCGAACTGATCGCCTGTGGCGCGCACGTGACCCTGTTCACCACAGGCCGCGGCTCTGTGGTGGGTTCGGCCATTTCGCCCGTGATCAAGGTCTGCGCCAATCCCGACACCTATCGCAAGCTGAGCGAGGATATGGATATCGACGCTGGCAAGATCATGGAAGGTCGCGCCACGCTGGATGAGGTTGGGCAGGAGATTATCGACAGCGTGCTGGCCGTCGCCGGTGGCGCACCCACCAAGTCCGAAGCCATGGGCCATCAGGAGTTCATCCTGACCTATAAGGCCTTCGACCCTCTGGGCCCGGCCTGCCTGCCGCTGCGCCGGGCGTAACCTAATTATACCTCCCCAGTTTACTGGGGAGGGGGACCGCACGAAGCGAAGCTGAGATGCGGTGGTGGGGGTTCTGGATGCGCCAGACCGTCACCGTCAGAGTCTTTGCCCCTCACCCCAACCCTCTCCCCATAAAACGGGGAAGGGAATGATTTCAAGAGACCGCACCATGTCACGACTTTCCGGAAAAACCGCCCTGATCACCGCCGCCGGGCAAGGCATTGGCCGCGCCACCGTCGAAGCCTATGTGCGCGAAGGGGCCACCGTCATCGCCGCCGACATCAACGACGCCAGCCTCAGCGAACTGGCGGCGCTGGAGAATGTCATCGCGCGCAAGCTCGACGTCACCGACGCCGAAGCGGTCAAGGCCATCGCCGCTGAGTTCCCGAATATCGACATCCTCTATAACTGCGCCGGTTTCGTGCACGCCGGTACCATTCTCGATTGCGACGAACAGGACTGGGCCTTTTCCAACAGCCTGAACGTCACGGCGCAGTACCGCCTGATCCGCGCCGTCCTGCCCAACATGATCGCACGCGGCGGTGGCTCGATCATCAACATGTCGTCGATCGCCTCGTCGGTCAAAGGCATCCCCAACCGCTTCGCCTATTGCGCCACCAAGGCGGCAGTGATCGGCCTGACCAAGTCGGTGGCGGCGGACTTCGTGGCGCAGGGCATCCGCTGCAACGCCATCTGCCCCGGCACGGTGGAGACGCCGTCTCTGCTGCAACGCCTGCACGACACGGGCGATTTTGAGCAGGCCTATAAAGACTTCACCGCGCGTCAGGCCATGGGCCGCTTCGGCAAGCCGGAAGAACTGGCGGCGCTGGCCGTCTATCTGGGTTCGGACGAATCGAAATTCACCACCGGCCGCGCCCATATCATCGACGGCGGCTGGGTGATGTAAGCCTCCTCACACGTCTATGGCGCGCCATAGACGTGTGGATTGCATGGACGGACAAATGCGGGCTCGAAGCGGTTCTTCGCCCGCATTTGACATTTTGGGGCGATGCGTTTCTCTTCTCCGAAGAGAAACGTAAATGAGGAACCCCATGCGCCTGATCTTAGTGGCTGCGCTGATCGCCCTGCCCTCGTTCGCCCTCGGAGCCCCGCCCATGGTCATTATCGACGAAAAGGATACGGTGGTCGAAGAGGCCCCGCCGCACGGCCGGATCGGCATGTCCACCGCCTGGCGCATCAGCGACAAGGCCCCACAGCGCAGTATGGAGTTCCGCAAACGCAGCCTGCACAAGGGCGCGGCCATCGGCATCCACCCCATCGACCACGACGAGGTCTATTACGTCGTTTCCGGCACCGGGATTGTGGAATCGGACGGCGTGACTCACACCCTTA
Protein-coding regions in this window:
- a CDS encoding Gfo/Idh/MocA family protein, with product MFGKKKVKPLKIGLVGLGKIAVDQHIPSIRANPALELVAGCSPNARPEGVTAYDSLEEMLAAHPEIEAVAICTPPQIRHKIARQVIAAGKHVFLEKPPAATLGEAEAIADLARAKGVTVLASWHSRYAPAVETTRQWIAGRKIKSIHVVWKENVRQWHPGQKWIFEAGGMGVFDPGINSLSILTRIVPEKVIVKKADLHIPVNCEAPIQVEMDMATESGVAIRADYDFLQTGIQTWSIFVESEKGEKLELSMGGTGLAIDGKEIMKEKEAEYPGLYAHFEKLVRAGQSDADFSPLRIVADAMLLGKRIDAPEYIE
- the fucP gene encoding L-fucose:H+ symporter permease, with the translated sequence MTSETAPGRGLKSLWPLILITSLFFFWGVANNLNDVLIPQFKKAFVLTDLQSGLVQSAFYMGYFLLALPAAFVMRKLGYKTAVVVGLLLYAAGAFIFYPAADNHQYSWFLGGLFVIASGLAFLETSANPLITVLGSPDKAAFRLNLAQSFNPLGALSGIFIGQHFILSGIEHDETALAAMTDTARQAFYISEVKAVQGPYLVIGCVVLLWALLVFLSKFPAAATQNAHEDSGEEVGFFQSVVQLLKRPRFMFGVMAQFFYVGAQVGIWSYMIRYAQSEMGLTDKVAATYLYYTLIAFAVGRFIGTGLMTKVRPTLILGLFALVNIGLMLFAVVNGGESGLWALVASSFFMSIMFPTIFATSVAGLGNLTKTGSSLLVMSIVGGAVLTAVMGFVSDHSHIRTAFTVTAVCFAVIALYAFRAPKDATGPVQMTGH
- a CDS encoding amidohydrolase family protein translates to MSPVIDAHFHLWQVGRHGFEWPTPDLTAIYRDFAASDLRAAAGDGLHGAVAVQSQPLDADTQWLLSLAETDPLILGVVGWTDLSAPDAATRVAELARHPKLKGLRPMLQGLPDDNWIVRPDVAPALSAMQAAGLVFDALVFTRHLPAIETVAQRYPDLRIVIDHAAKPPIATTEAQPEATRGWTEAMTAIARHPNVVCKLSGLFTEMRPDQPFDEAAPYVAHLLTVFGPQRLLFGSDWPVVRLNGDWQKWKHWLEDQLNPLTSPERQAIFFTNAKRIYDLQGVP
- a CDS encoding IclR family transcriptional regulator → MISEDTRHSDGEKAMKYRAPALEKGLDVLELLAANKRPMTLSQISHRLDRSVSELFRMVQVLENRGYVAQSQKGDGLELTNKLFSLGMSRGPSQNLLASALPLMQALSEQVRQSVHLAIASDDHMVVIARIEAPGDLGFSVRVGYQRQLVQSTSGLVLYAFQPPKLKEQMKHMLRGTATPQEWQLFETVAERALHQGYVQAKSDFVDGVLDVSCPVMNDTTVIAAMTIPWLKTHGCLSLEDTVARLKGTAAALSRTLGG
- a CDS encoding aldo/keto reductase; amino-acid sequence: MPISDLHTIGRTQVRVSALGFGAAAIGNLYRPVDDATAAATLKAVTDGGIAYIDTAPRYGHGLSERRLADLSADATLSTKVGRVLTPIAAPPPGTERHGFVDGDPFDEHFDYSYDGVMRSFEDSQKRLKRERIDMLLVHDLGVETHGSGHARHLAAFLGGGLRALHELKAQGLTQAIGLGVNETAICDLVMAEADIDVLMLAGRYTLLEQTPLDGLFERCAAHGVSVLAAAPFNSGLLAGGAHFNYEAPPTDILTRVRDIEAVCTRHHVPLAAAALQFPGFHPVVASTVVGMARPQQVARNIELFSHPIPAELWHDLKAAGLLRADAPAGDVSQA
- a CDS encoding UxaA family hydrolase, whose translation is MSLPSPLILLHPDDNVAVCRAAIAAGSMVTVGAEALSITEAIEVGHKVAVRDLKAGDKIVKYGAPIGSMTKDTPKGGHVHMHNMKSDYISSHTREASGGGHA
- a CDS encoding UxaA family hydrolase translates to MLKGYLRQDGRKGIRNVIAVAYLVECAHHVARQIVTKSDDSEVHLIGFPGCYPNDYAFKVMSAVTTHPNVGGVLLISLGCESFNRERLKAAIEASGRPCETLVIQQSGGTLSTIQKGLEAVARLQAVAAQTPVVEMAVSELVIGTICGGSDGTSGITANPAVGRAFDWFGTQGAACVFEETGELVGCETIMASRAVTPELGAELEACVQKAEAYYTVMGFGSFAPGNAEGGLTTQEEKSMGAYSKSGSAPICGILKPGDLPPTGGLYLLDVVPDGEPRFGFPNISDNAEIVELIACGAHVTLFTTGRGSVVGSAISPVIKVCANPDTYRKLSEDMDIDAGKIMEGRATLDEVGQEIIDSVLAVAGGAPTKSEAMGHQEFILTYKAFDPLGPACLPLRRA
- a CDS encoding SDR family oxidoreductase; this encodes MSRLSGKTALITAAGQGIGRATVEAYVREGATVIAADINDASLSELAALENVIARKLDVTDAEAVKAIAAEFPNIDILYNCAGFVHAGTILDCDEQDWAFSNSLNVTAQYRLIRAVLPNMIARGGGSIINMSSIASSVKGIPNRFAYCATKAAVIGLTKSVAADFVAQGIRCNAICPGTVETPSLLQRLHDTGDFEQAYKDFTARQAMGRFGKPEELAALAVYLGSDESKFTTGRAHIIDGGWVM
- a CDS encoding cupin domain-containing protein, whose product is MRLILVAALIALPSFALGAPPMVIIDEKDTVVEEAPPHGRIGMSTAWRISDKAPQRSMEFRKRSLHKGAAIGIHPIDHDEVYYVVSGTGIVESDGVTHTLTEGMTAYLYEGAKVGITQVGDEPLTLIISYPLKARTK